AATATATACTACACTCTCTAGCATCAATTTAGCAGGAGAAAAGGGACAAGCCACAAAAGTCTTTACAGCTTTAATTCACAAAGAAGATCAAATGACGCTATTTGGTTTTCCAACACTTCTTGAAAGAGAATTGTTTAACTTGCTATGTAGTGTATCAGGCATAGGACCAAAAACTGCTCTTAGCCTTTTAAATAATCTAACTGTAAGTGAGATCTCACATTCAGTTTTAAATGAAAACATTTCAGCTCTAAGAAAAGCAAATGGTATTGGTGAAAAAACTGCAAGTAGAATTATTTTAGAGCTAAAAGAAAAAATAAAAAACTGGAAATATTTACCGATAATACATTCAGAAAGTGGAGAAAATATCGGAGGTCAGAGGTCAGGGGTCGGGGTTCTAAATGAAGCACGATCTGTTTTACAATCATTAGGTTATTCAAATCAAGAAATTAATCAAGCAATTTCACAACTTAGCACTCAGCTTAAGGACAGTGAATCAATAGTGCATTCTGCTTTAAAGTTATTAGCAGGTGTGAAAAGATAAAATGCCTTTTATAATCCCTCTTACAATTTTTTTCTGAATCTCTTTCTTTATAACACATTCTGCCTCTTCTGGATGAATTAAAAACCCACATTCAATTAAAACCCCATAATAAAAATCAGGCCTGGTTACAGCAAAATCTCTCTTAAATATTCCATGTTTTTTAAAGCCAGATTCTTTTGAAATATTCTCTAAAAGCTCCTTAGCAAAAGGTCTTACAAAATCATGTGTGTAATAAATTCCTACACCTCTATGTTTTAGTGGATCTTCATTGTCTGAAAGTGCATTATGGTGAATTGAAATAAAAATATTACATTTTTTCTTCTTTGCAAAATTAACCCTGTTTTTTAATGAAACGGATTTGTCTTTTGTACGTGTTAGATGAACATGCCATGCCATGCTCTTACATTTTTTAAATAATAATTTTGCAATTTGTAAATTAAATATTTTTTCAGGAATACCTCTTGGTGAATGAGTGCCTTGTTCTTTGCCGCCATGGCCTGGATCGATGATAATTGTTACGTCATTGCGAGGGAGCGTAAGCGACCGAAGCAATCTACTTGCGTTATGAGATTGCTTCGTCGGTTCTTTGAGCCTCCTCGCAATGAC
This region of Candidatus Melainabacteria bacterium genomic DNA includes:
- the ruvA gene encoding Holliday junction branch migration protein RuvA, with amino-acid sequence MYQFLKGIIIEKITEPQGSEKIILDVSGIGFEIYTTLSSINLAGEKGQATKVFTALIHKEDQMTLFGFPTLLERELFNLLCSVSGIGPKTALSLLNNLTVSEISHSVLNENISALRKANGIGEKTASRIILELKEKIKNWKYLPIIHSESGENIGGQRSGVGVLNEARSVLQSLGYSNQEINQAISQLSTQLKDSESIVHSALKLLAGVKR
- a CDS encoding N-acetylmuramoyl-L-alanine amidase; this encodes MTKQKKDLIWVYPPDNWVSNFNKTFVYGWCNPRAKLFVQSKQIRIPSNGNFAQVIQLPKKKNVIQLVQILNGKTRFISRNVIARRLKEPTKQSHNASRLLRSLTLPRNDVTIIIDPGHGGKEQGTHSPRGIPEKIFNLQIAKLLFKKCKSMAWHVHLTRTKDKSVSLKNRVNFAKKKKCNIFISIHHNALSDNEDPLKHRGVGIYYTHDFVRPFAKELLENISKESGFKKHGIFKRDFAVTRPDFYYGVLIECGFLIHPEEAECVIKKEIQKKIVRGIIKGILSFHTC